Proteins encoded together in one Salvelinus namaycush isolate Seneca chromosome 26, SaNama_1.0, whole genome shotgun sequence window:
- the LOC120021775 gene encoding small nuclear ribonucleoprotein Sm D3-like, with the protein MSIGVPIKVLHEAEGHIVTCETNTGEVYRGKLIEAEDNMNCQMSNITVTHRDGRVAQLEQVYIRGSKIRFLILPDMLKNAPMLKSMKNKNQGSGAGRGKAAILKAQVAARGRGRGGGMGRGPIFPKRR; encoded by the exons ATGTCCATTGGTGTGCCCATCAAAGTTCTGCATGAAGCAGAGGGCCACATTGTGACCTGTGAGACCAACACTGGTGAAGTGTACAGGGGCAAGCTCATTGAGGCTGAGGACAACATGAACTGCCAG ATGTCCAATATCACTGTGACGCATCGGGATGGCCGTGTAGCCCAATTGGAGCAGGTCTATATCCGGGGCAGCAAGATTCGCTTCCTGATCCTACCGGACATGTTAAAAAACGCCCCTATGTTAAAGAGCATGAAAAACAAGAACCAGGGCTCTGGAGCAGGACGGGGTAAGGCAGCCATTCTCAAAGCTCAGG TGGCTGCAAGAGGACGGGGTCGTGGTGGAGGGATGGGAAGAGGACCCATTTTCCCGAAAAGGCGGTAG
- the LOC120021913 gene encoding adenosine receptor A2b-like, whose amino-acid sequence MLNNASLVYIALELVIAFLAVTGNMLVCWAVCLNSTLQSITNYFVVSLAVADIAVGLLAIPFAITISTGFCANFHGCLFIACFVLVLTQSSIFSLLAIAVDRYIAIKSPLRYNSLVTSGRAKGIIAVCWVLSVGIGLTPMLGWNRGVNGTNSSSCPEGMTECLFEGVVTLEYMVYFNFFGCVLVPLLAMLVIYARIFMAARHQLRLMDLKLVHMHAPGACSSSTSSRSTLQKEVHAAKSLAIIVGLFALCWLPLHIINCFNLFCQDCGRPHVWVMNIAIILSHANSVVNPFIYAYRIREFRHTFRRILHKHMLGHREGHGAGGGGGRGLGSSSSITRASTRISMVDSSCGTMGNSYSLEPGPKLSPTRTPIETHRAGKEAYSDSCQWSPPQSDTAPISSIENGHNKGDAPVSPRQQECIMGCADQCGVETTTELMGVKDSGNISFVHVRPLSPTLTSPNHSVELTEMS is encoded by the exons ATGCTGAACAATGCCTCCCTCGTCTACATCGCCCTGGAGCTGGTCATAGCCTTTCTGGCCGTGACCGGTAACATGCTGGTCTGCTGGGCCGTGTGCCTCAACAGCACCTTGCAGAGCATCACTAACTACTTCGTGGTGTCCCTGGCGGTGGCAGATATCGCTGTGGGCTTGCTGGCCATCCCCTTCGCCATCACCATCAGCACGGGCTTCTGTGCCAACTTCCACGGCTGCCTGTTCATCGCCTGCTTCGTACTGGTGCTCACCCAGAGCTCCATCTTCAGCCTGCTGGCCATCGCTGTGGACCGCTACATCGCCATCAAGAGCCCCCTCAG GTATAACAGTCTTGTGACGTCCGGGAGGGCAAAGGGCATCATCGCAGTGTGCTGGGTTCTCTCTGTGGGCATCGGCCTCACGCCCATGCTGGGCTGGAACAGGGGTGTCAATGGCACCAACAGCAGCTCGTGCCCCGAAGGCATGACAGAGTGCCTGTTCGAGGGTGTGGTCACCCTGGAATACATGGTCTACTTCAACTTCTTCGGTTGTGTGCTGGTGCCCCTGCTGGCCATGCTGGTCATCTACGCCCGCATCTTCATGGCGGCGCGGCACCAGCTGAGACTGATGGACCTGAAGCTGGTTCACATGCACGCCCCTGGGGCATGCTCATCGTCCACATCGTCCCGCTCCACCCTGCAGAAGGAGGTCCACGCAGCCAAGTCTCTGGCCATCATCGTGGGGCTGTTCGCCCTCTGCTGGTTGCCTCTTCACATCATCAACTGCTTCAACCTGTTCTGCCAGGACTGTGGGCGCCCGCACGTCTGGGTGATGAACATCGCCATCATCCTGTCCCACGCCAACTCCGTGGTCAACCCCTTCATCTACGCATACCGCATCCGGGAGTTCCGCCACACCTTCCGCAGGATCCTGCACAAGCACATGCTGGGGCACCGGGAGGGGCATGGAGCTGGGGGAGGGGGTGGCAGAGGGCtgggtagcagcagcagtatcacACGTGCCTCTACTCGCATCAGCATGGTGGACAGCTCATGTGGCACCATGGGGAACAGTTATTCCCTGGAGCCCGGCCCCAAACTCAGCCCCACTCGGACCCCCATAGAGACCCATAGAGCTGGGAAAGAAGCTTACTCTGACTCCTGCCAATGGTCACCACCACAGTCAGACACTGCACCAATCAGCTCCATTGAAAATGGACACAACAAAGGTGATGCCCCGGTGTCTCCCAGGCAGCAGGAATGCATCATGGGATGTGCGGACCAATGTGGGGTTGAGACTACAACAGAGTTGATGGGGGTGAAGGACAGTGGGAACATATCCTTTGTGCACGTCAGGCCTCTGTCCCCCACACTAACCAGCCCTAACCACTCAGTAGAACTCACTGAGATGTCATGA